One genomic region from Leptolyngbyaceae cyanobacterium JSC-12 encodes:
- a CDS encoding trypsin-like serine protease with C-terminal PDZ domain (IMG reference gene:2510094036~PFAM: Trypsin; PDZ domain (Also known as DHR or GLGF)), whose translation MKLSFKQLAIYTSLFAIGGGVGIAGTQYWLKQVNHDAPALEPPALLQPLVNSTPPSTTVVIPPTTNSNFIAQAVQKVGPSVVRIDSARRISNSLPEAFRNPFFRRFFGDEAPAPRERVERGTGSGFILSADGRILTNAHVVSGTDTVEVTLKDGRTFEGRVIGSDAVTDVAVVKIDSKGLPTVTMGRSEELVPGQWAIAIGNPLGLDNTVTAGIISAIGRSSSQVGVPDKRVNFIQTDAAINPGNSGGPLLNDRGEVIGVNTAIRADAQGLGFAIPIETAQRVANQLFAKGRVDHPYLGIQMVDLTPAIRKEINENQDFKLKINQNEGVLIVRVMEGSPASQAGIQQGDIIQKVAGRAVKTAEEVQSIVEVSKIGVELPLELVRNGQPQQIRVKPGIFPTGK comes from the coding sequence ATGAAATTGTCGTTTAAGCAGTTAGCCATCTACACCTCCTTGTTTGCGATTGGAGGAGGAGTTGGAATTGCAGGAACTCAGTATTGGCTCAAACAAGTTAACCACGATGCTCCAGCACTGGAGCCACCAGCCCTGCTTCAACCCCTGGTCAATAGCACCCCACCCTCTACCACCGTAGTGATTCCTCCCACAACAAATTCAAACTTCATTGCTCAAGCCGTACAGAAGGTGGGGCCATCTGTGGTAAGAATCGACTCCGCTCGTCGAATTTCTAACTCACTTCCAGAAGCATTTAGAAATCCTTTCTTTCGTCGTTTTTTTGGCGATGAGGCTCCTGCCCCCCGGGAACGAGTTGAGAGAGGCACTGGATCAGGGTTTATCCTGTCAGCCGATGGGCGCATTCTGACCAATGCCCATGTGGTATCGGGAACAGATACGGTTGAGGTGACTCTGAAGGATGGGCGCACCTTTGAAGGGCGCGTCATTGGTAGTGATGCTGTAACAGATGTGGCGGTGGTAAAGATTGACTCTAAAGGCTTACCCACTGTCACAATGGGACGGTCGGAGGAGTTAGTTCCAGGACAATGGGCGATCGCTATCGGCAACCCTCTAGGACTGGATAATACGGTTACAGCAGGGATCATTAGCGCAATTGGGCGATCCAGTTCCCAGGTGGGTGTTCCTGATAAGCGAGTAAATTTTATTCAAACGGATGCAGCCATTAACCCAGGTAATTCTGGCGGTCCATTGCTTAACGATCGCGGCGAAGTGATTGGGGTGAATACGGCAATTCGGGCAGATGCTCAAGGACTGGGTTTTGCCATTCCGATTGAAACTGCGCAACGAGTTGCCAACCAGCTTTTTGCCAAAGGCAGAGTTGACCATCCCTATCTAGGAATCCAGATGGTAGATTTAACTCCTGCCATTCGCAAGGAAATTAATGAGAATCAAGATTTTAAGCTTAAAATCAATCAGAATGAAGGAGTTCTGATTGTCCGCGTGATGGAAGGCTCACCAGCCTCGCAAGCAGGCATCCAGCAAGGCGATATTATCCAGAAAGTTGCCGGACGAGCAGTAAAGACAGCTGAAGAGGTTCAATCAATCGTTGAAGTCAGCAAAATTGGTGTAGAACTGCCACTCGAATTAGTCCGAAACGGGCAACCTCAGCAGATTCGGGTGAAACCAGGCATTTTTCCTACTGGGAAATAG
- a CDS encoding hypothetical protein (IMG reference gene:2510094037), with protein sequence MLFNSDSTNFLNSDTEVEDTNSLLKYLQLQSPEVLAQVAKSVSSDVKQIISHNVQGLVGMLPSESFNVKITTDRENLAGLLISAMMTGYFLRQMEQRMQMEDLLSDSVQLRDLTED encoded by the coding sequence ATGCTTTTTAACTCTGACAGCACTAATTTTCTCAACTCTGATACTGAAGTCGAAGATACCAACTCATTGTTGAAGTATCTTCAGCTTCAATCGCCTGAGGTGCTGGCACAGGTTGCCAAGTCCGTCAGTTCCGATGTTAAGCAAATCATTTCACATAACGTTCAGGGGTTAGTAGGAATGCTGCCCTCAGAGTCGTTTAATGTGAAAATTACGACAGACCGCGAAAACCTGGCAGGATTGTTGATCTCCGCTATGATGACTGGATATTTTTTGCGCCAGATGGAGCAACGGATGCAGATGGAAGATCTGTTGTCCGATTCGGTACAGTTGCGCGATTTAACTGAAGACTAA
- a CDS encoding segregation and condensation protein B (IMG reference gene:2510094038~PFAM: Putative transcriptional regulators (Ypuh-like)~TIGRFAM: segregation and condensation protein B) — protein sequence MSRLANTIEAILYLKAQPLTVVEIAELAGCDRATAEEGLIELMETYAHRESALEVAETPNGYVLQLRESYHHLIQQLLPADLGVGALRTLAAIALKGRLSQTELVDIRGSNAYQHVHELVELGFVRKRRQSDGRSYWLQVTEKFHQYFQVNHDQTLELTKYLKSESSLAE from the coding sequence ATGTCTCGTCTTGCCAACACAATTGAAGCTATCCTTTACCTGAAAGCTCAGCCCCTGACTGTGGTAGAAATTGCTGAATTGGCTGGCTGCGATCGCGCTACTGCAGAAGAAGGACTGATTGAACTCATGGAAACCTACGCCCATCGGGAAAGTGCTTTAGAAGTAGCTGAAACACCCAATGGTTATGTTTTGCAGCTCCGGGAAAGCTATCACCATTTAATCCAGCAATTGTTACCAGCCGATTTAGGAGTCGGAGCACTCCGAACCCTGGCAGCGATCGCTCTTAAAGGTCGCCTCTCCCAAACGGAACTGGTTGATATCCGTGGTTCTAACGCCTATCAGCATGTTCATGAACTGGTAGAATTGGGATTTGTGCGGAAACGCAGACAATCAGATGGACGGTCTTATTGGCTACAAGTTACTGAAAAATTTCATCAGTACTTTCAAGTTAATCATGACCAAACCCTGGAATTGACCAAATATCTTAAATCTGAATCTAGCCTTGCTGAATAA
- a CDS encoding ABC-type multidrug transport system, ATPase component (IMG reference gene:2510094039~PFAM: ABC transporter), with protein MAAVSLNNVCKTFTQTPVVNNLSFEIQTGEMFGLLGPNGAGKSTTIRMITTLTKPSAGQITVAGFDVTRQPLQVRRRIGVVLQQLSVDSDLTVWENMEFHGRLHHIPNPRRQHNIDRWLEYVELADRRNDVTKTLSGGMKRRLQIARALLHEPDILFLDEPTVGLDPQTRRRLWEIIRDLNKQGMTMLLTTHYMDEVEYLCDRIGIMDGGSLIELGTLQDFRRKHGEGLVMKQLDDRWDYKFFPTLDEANTYLAHQPDKTGMMVRPSNLEDIFVELTGRNLD; from the coding sequence ATGGCTGCCGTTTCCCTCAATAACGTTTGTAAGACCTTTACTCAGACACCCGTTGTCAACAATCTTTCATTTGAGATTCAAACTGGGGAGATGTTTGGGCTATTGGGTCCAAACGGTGCTGGGAAATCGACCACGATTCGGATGATTACTACCCTGACGAAACCCTCTGCTGGGCAAATTACTGTCGCTGGGTTTGATGTAACACGGCAACCGTTGCAGGTGCGACGACGTATTGGTGTTGTTTTACAGCAGTTGAGTGTAGACAGCGATTTAACTGTATGGGAGAACATGGAATTCCACGGACGATTGCACCACATTCCTAATCCTCGCCGTCAACATAATATTGATCGCTGGCTAGAATACGTGGAATTAGCAGATCGCCGCAATGATGTAACCAAAACCCTATCGGGTGGAATGAAGCGCCGTCTGCAAATTGCTCGTGCCTTGCTGCACGAACCGGACATTCTGTTTTTAGATGAACCGACTGTAGGATTAGATCCTCAAACCCGACGACGACTCTGGGAAATCATTCGGGATCTGAATAAGCAAGGCATGACGATGCTGCTGACTACGCACTACATGGATGAAGTGGAATACTTATGCGATCGCATTGGCATTATGGATGGTGGCTCCTTGATTGAACTGGGTACCCTACAAGACTTTCGCCGCAAGCACGGGGAAGGGCTAGTGATGAAGCAATTGGATGATCGCTGGGATTACAAGTTCTTTCCGACCCTCGATGAAGCCAACACCTATTTGGCACATCAACCTGATAAAACTGGCATGATGGTTCGCCCCTCAAATCTGGAAGATATTTTTGTGGAATTGACTGGACGGAACCTGGATTAA
- a CDS encoding chloride channel protein EriC (IMG reference gene:2510094040~PFAM: CBS domain; Voltage gated chloride channel) — MKVSPSSDMVLSGLPMAKAPPVSRPNLLDKLHSSPETIVLLLAVVIGGGTGLAVVLFHYLIGKIHGLMLEDFMGMVSGWGAWTLACVPSIGGLVVGLMRWRSQDFGATLSSLIASPQSSQKVSPLKASAKAIAASVSLGTGASLGPEGPSVEIGSNIGVLLGQFLQVSQERQRLLLGAGAAAGLAAGFNAPIAGVFFALEVVLGTTFATSAVSVVLLSAVVAALISQIGLGGQPAFILPSYEVRSPLELPLYLGLGLFACFVSIAYTQAIQLAQRLFRGEITGFTQMAKIPPMFRPFIGGMCVGIVALQFPQILGIGYETVEAMLQDAPFSIWLLLALLVVKLAMTAISSGSGLVGGLFAPAMFLGATLGAAYGTMLPRLPLISAMDVAAPPAYAMVGMAAVLAASVRAPLTAILLLFELTRDYRIILPLMAAVGLSVWLIERLKPIAHNIPTVQPTELKAEPNQASEMLHHLTVTEAMRPEFVSMPGSLSVLDGGMLLTCRQVRSALVLDELENLIGIVTLQDVNRAIAALENGSVLPIKPLENSSGALTIADICTKDILVAYPDELLADATARMAARGLRQLPVVDRENPNLILGMLDQENIALASSLAITQQALERYALSSKPLPEPIPMPILKQSA; from the coding sequence ATGAAAGTCAGCCCCTCATCAGACATGGTGCTGTCTGGTCTTCCTATGGCTAAAGCACCCCCCGTTTCACGTCCTAACTTGCTCGATAAACTACATTCTTCTCCCGAAACGATTGTTCTTTTGTTAGCCGTCGTAATTGGAGGAGGAACAGGTCTTGCTGTTGTCTTGTTTCATTATTTGATTGGTAAAATTCATGGACTCATGCTCGAAGATTTCATGGGCATGGTTTCAGGCTGGGGGGCTTGGACACTAGCGTGTGTTCCAAGTATTGGGGGCTTGGTAGTGGGTCTGATGCGTTGGCGATCACAGGATTTTGGCGCAACCTTGTCATCGCTTATTGCGTCTCCCCAATCATCTCAGAAGGTTTCTCCACTTAAAGCCTCAGCCAAGGCGATCGCGGCTTCCGTCTCGCTTGGTACTGGGGCATCCCTCGGTCCAGAAGGTCCCAGCGTTGAAATTGGGTCAAATATTGGAGTGTTGCTGGGGCAGTTTTTGCAAGTATCTCAAGAGCGGCAGCGCTTATTGCTGGGAGCAGGAGCGGCGGCAGGGTTGGCAGCCGGATTCAACGCCCCAATTGCAGGTGTATTTTTTGCTCTGGAGGTGGTTCTGGGAACCACCTTTGCTACATCGGCTGTGAGTGTTGTGCTGTTGTCTGCTGTCGTGGCAGCCTTAATTTCCCAAATCGGGTTGGGTGGTCAACCTGCGTTTATTCTACCTAGCTATGAAGTTCGCAGTCCTTTAGAACTGCCACTGTATTTGGGGCTAGGATTATTTGCCTGTTTTGTATCCATCGCCTACACACAAGCTATTCAGTTAGCCCAACGATTGTTTCGAGGTGAGATTACTGGATTCACTCAAATGGCAAAAATCCCCCCTATGTTCCGTCCTTTTATCGGTGGAATGTGTGTAGGAATTGTTGCCCTGCAATTTCCACAAATTTTGGGGATTGGCTACGAAACCGTTGAAGCGATGTTGCAGGACGCGCCGTTTTCGATTTGGTTGTTGTTGGCTTTACTAGTTGTCAAGTTGGCAATGACTGCCATTAGCTCTGGAAGCGGATTGGTGGGTGGGTTATTTGCTCCAGCTATGTTTTTAGGAGCTACGCTCGGAGCAGCTTATGGAACGATGTTACCGCGTCTACCACTGATCTCAGCAATGGATGTCGCAGCCCCTCCCGCTTACGCTATGGTGGGAATGGCGGCAGTATTAGCAGCGAGTGTGCGTGCTCCGTTGACAGCGATTTTGCTTCTGTTTGAGTTAACGCGAGACTATCGCATTATCTTGCCGTTGATGGCAGCCGTAGGCTTAAGTGTGTGGCTAATTGAGCGGCTTAAGCCGATTGCCCACAATATTCCCACGGTTCAACCAACTGAATTAAAGGCCGAACCCAATCAGGCATCTGAAATGCTGCATCATTTGACCGTGACAGAAGCCATGCGACCGGAATTCGTGTCAATGCCTGGTTCGCTTTCGGTGCTGGATGGTGGGATGTTATTGACATGTCGGCAGGTGCGGAGTGCGTTGGTATTGGATGAGTTGGAGAATCTTATTGGGATTGTGACATTGCAGGATGTGAATCGGGCGATCGCGGCTCTGGAAAATGGTTCAGTTTTGCCGATCAAACCGCTTGAAAATAGTTCAGGTGCTCTCACTATTGCAGATATTTGTACAAAGGATATCTTAGTTGCTTACCCAGATGAATTACTCGCAGACGCAACTGCACGTATGGCTGCTCGAGGGCTACGCCAGCTTCCAGTGGTTGATCGTGAAAATCCAAATCTGATCTTAGGGATGTTGGATCAGGAAAACATCGCGCTTGCGTCTAGTCTGGCAATCACACAACAGGCATTAGAACGCTACGCTCTAAGCTCTAAGCCGCTCCCCGAACCGATTCCAATGCCCATTTTGAAGCAATCCGCTTAG
- a CDS encoding hypothetical protein (IMG reference gene:2510094041), with translation MNAPTFDAYPSCCPVCRRSGNIKPHKSLTGLLTCKYCQERLVVSWSGHYVRDPFHLQRLQGVERMLRRESHPFYRILRDSGLSRPNVLIAVLAGTLLVGIIGGFTEFMQSDPVLSHPSRSLVHPTLNQAK, from the coding sequence ATGAATGCTCCCACATTTGACGCTTATCCTTCTTGTTGTCCGGTTTGTCGTCGCTCGGGTAATATTAAGCCTCATAAATCTCTCACTGGACTTTTAACCTGTAAATATTGCCAGGAACGGCTTGTGGTTAGTTGGAGTGGACATTACGTTCGTGATCCTTTTCATCTTCAGCGGTTACAGGGGGTTGAGCGCATGTTACGACGTGAAAGCCACCCGTTTTACCGCATTCTTCGAGATAGTGGATTGTCTCGTCCTAATGTTCTCATTGCGGTTCTGGCAGGAACATTATTGGTAGGTATTATTGGGGGGTTCACCGAATTCATGCAATCAGATCCTGTATTATCCCACCCTTCACGATCGCTGGTTCATCCGACCTTGAACCAGGCAAAATAG
- a CDS encoding hypothetical protein (IMG reference gene:2510094042), whose product MHLTFVPVEEFYFALTLAVRTLEEITTPGLAETVQARLKQKFGQSSTVAAASQNTYNYVFRVKEVDNSPNPQLIVSIADWQGNVRISSDFGWMLDAERKPIRTEKFEQRTVFAQQVRDYFQQELGILLQ is encoded by the coding sequence ATGCATTTGACGTTTGTCCCCGTTGAAGAGTTTTACTTTGCCCTTACCCTTGCCGTCAGAACGTTAGAAGAAATTACCACACCCGGTTTGGCAGAAACAGTGCAGGCAAGGCTTAAGCAAAAGTTTGGTCAATCTTCAACCGTTGCCGCCGCTTCACAGAATACCTATAACTACGTGTTTCGGGTCAAGGAAGTAGACAACAGCCCCAACCCGCAACTCATCGTCTCCATTGCTGACTGGCAAGGGAATGTACGAATTAGCAGTGATTTTGGCTGGATGCTAGACGCGGAACGCAAACCCATCCGTACCGAAAAATTTGAGCAACGGACGGTATTTGCTCAACAGGTAAGAGACTACTTCCAGCAAGAGTTGGGAATTTTGTTGCAGTAG
- a CDS encoding ATP-dependent DNA helicase, Rep family (IMG reference gene:2510094043~PFAM: UvrD/REP helicase~TIGRFAM: ATP-dependent DNA helicase PcrA): MTQTNQTKEFLSLLNASQRQAVEHYSGPLLVVAGAGSGKTRALTFRIANLVLNHRVDPENILAVTFTNKAAREMKERIEKLFAEQHARSEYDKPLEALSPEVQTRLKSQVYKSVTKDLWIGTFHALCARILRFDIEKYQDSHGRKWTRSFSIFDESDAQSLVKEIVTQKLNLDDKKFDPKSMRYAISNAKNKCLTPEEVEKDQPNYRGRVLANIYSLYQDTLAANNALDFDDLILMPVQLFRQNELVRTYWHNRFRHILVDEYQDTNRTQYDFIRLLATNGEDSKTFDNWAHRSVFVVGDADQSIYSFRAADFTILMDFQTDFGDGLPDDDTRTMVKLEENYRSTENILEVANQLIENNTERIDKVLKPTRSEGEAIYLYRADDETAEAEFVVNQIRQLEARHPELHYGKFAILYRTNAQSRALEDSLVRHQIPYKVVGGLRFYDRKEIKDVLAYLRAIANPFDTVSLLRVINTPRRGIGKATIDNLVKAAQELNLPLWEILTDETSVKTLAGRSSKGVLAFAEMLQKWRGELDNLPASEIVQGVLEDSGYVKDLKEQGTEEATDRLGNVQELYNAVRQFEEENDDRSLIAFLANASLASDLDNLEEEETRVSLMTLHSSKGLEFPVVFLVGLEQGLFPNYRSMEDPAALEEERRLCYVGITRAQERLFLSYARERRLYGNREPASPSLFLAELPKELLESNVSSAIPTRYGKLIAESRRSAPARAMSNIHENDWSIGDRALHKAFGVGEVTRIFGAGNKICLAVKFPGLGQKIIDPKITPIERVES, translated from the coding sequence ATGACCCAGACAAACCAAACCAAAGAATTTCTCAGCCTTCTCAATGCCTCCCAGCGGCAAGCCGTTGAACATTACTCTGGACCATTACTGGTAGTAGCGGGTGCAGGTTCCGGCAAAACGCGGGCACTCACCTTTCGCATCGCCAACTTGGTGCTAAATCATCGGGTAGATCCTGAAAATATTCTGGCAGTGACCTTCACGAACAAAGCTGCCCGAGAAATGAAGGAACGGATCGAAAAACTCTTTGCCGAACAGCATGCCCGCAGCGAGTATGACAAACCTTTAGAAGCTCTCTCGCCCGAAGTTCAAACCCGGTTGAAGTCTCAAGTTTACAAATCGGTGACCAAAGATCTGTGGATTGGCACGTTTCATGCTCTCTGCGCCCGCATTCTGCGATTCGATATTGAAAAGTATCAAGATTCTCATGGGCGCAAATGGACTCGCAGCTTCTCGATTTTTGACGAATCTGATGCTCAAAGCCTGGTGAAAGAGATTGTCACCCAGAAACTCAACCTGGATGACAAAAAGTTTGATCCCAAATCGATGCGCTATGCCATCAGCAACGCCAAGAACAAGTGCCTGACTCCTGAAGAAGTGGAAAAAGATCAGCCCAATTACCGGGGGCGTGTGCTCGCCAACATTTACAGCCTCTATCAAGACACACTTGCTGCTAACAACGCGCTCGATTTTGATGACTTGATTTTGATGCCCGTGCAACTCTTCCGCCAGAATGAACTGGTGCGGACTTACTGGCACAATCGATTTCGCCACATTTTAGTGGATGAATATCAGGACACTAACCGCACACAATACGACTTCATTCGGCTTTTAGCAACCAACGGCGAAGATTCCAAAACCTTTGATAACTGGGCGCATCGTTCAGTATTTGTGGTAGGTGATGCGGATCAGTCGATTTATTCATTCCGGGCAGCAGACTTCACGATTTTGATGGACTTCCAGACTGATTTTGGTGACGGCTTGCCCGACGACGACACGCGCACAATGGTCAAGCTGGAGGAAAATTACCGTTCTACTGAAAATATTCTGGAAGTTGCCAACCAACTAATTGAAAACAACACGGAACGCATTGACAAAGTTCTGAAACCAACCCGCTCTGAAGGAGAAGCCATCTACCTTTACCGGGCAGATGATGAGACGGCGGAAGCAGAGTTTGTAGTCAACCAAATTCGGCAGTTAGAAGCACGCCATCCCGAACTGCACTATGGCAAATTTGCCATTTTGTATCGCACTAATGCGCAATCCCGGGCGCTGGAAGATTCCCTGGTACGCCATCAGATTCCCTACAAGGTTGTAGGTGGGTTGCGGTTCTACGATCGCAAAGAGATTAAAGACGTACTGGCATACTTACGAGCGATCGCCAACCCATTCGATACAGTCAGCCTGTTGCGGGTGATTAACACGCCTCGGCGTGGCATCGGCAAAGCCACCATCGATAATCTGGTGAAAGCCGCACAGGAGCTTAATCTGCCTCTGTGGGAGATTTTGACGGATGAGACTTCGGTGAAAACCCTGGCAGGGCGATCGTCCAAAGGCGTACTGGCATTTGCTGAAATGCTGCAAAAATGGCGGGGCGAGTTGGATAACCTTCCTGCCAGTGAAATTGTGCAAGGCGTATTGGAAGATTCCGGGTATGTGAAAGACCTAAAGGAACAGGGCACCGAAGAAGCTACTGATCGCCTGGGCAACGTGCAGGAACTTTACAATGCCGTGCGGCAATTTGAAGAAGAAAACGATGATCGCAGCCTGATCGCGTTTCTAGCAAATGCCTCCCTCGCTTCCGACCTAGACAATCTGGAAGAGGAAGAAACTCGTGTCTCGTTAATGACACTGCACTCCTCCAAAGGGTTGGAATTTCCTGTGGTGTTTTTAGTCGGGCTGGAGCAGGGCTTGTTCCCAAACTACCGCTCGATGGAAGACCCTGCTGCATTGGAAGAAGAACGCCGGCTCTGCTACGTCGGTATTACTCGCGCTCAGGAACGATTGTTTCTCTCCTATGCCCGTGAACGGCGCTTGTATGGCAACCGCGAACCTGCCAGCCCATCTCTGTTTCTGGCGGAACTGCCCAAAGAGTTGCTGGAATCAAATGTATCTTCAGCCATTCCCACGCGGTACGGCAAATTGATCGCCGAATCCCGTCGCAGTGCACCTGCTCGTGCGATGTCTAACATTCATGAAAATGATTGGAGCATCGGCGATCGCGCCTTACACAAAGCCTTTGGAGTGGGTGAAGTCACCCGAATTTTTGGCGCAGGTAACAAAATCTGCCTTGCTGTTAAATTTCCAGGGTTAGGTCAAAAAATCATTGATCCCAAAATCACGCCTATTGAGCGAGTGGAATCGTAG
- a CDS encoding hypothetical protein (IMG reference gene:2510094044~manually curated) produces the protein MESVDWMTVIPGILAIAIFLGGMTMMFTGIWTSRKR, from the coding sequence ATGGAATCAGTGGATTGGATGACCGTTATACCTGGTATCTTAGCGATCGCTATTTTTCTAGGTGGTATGACCATGATGTTTACTGGCATCTGGACCAGCCGCAAACGCTAG
- a CDS encoding ATP-dependent metalloprotease FtsH (IMG reference gene:2510094045~PFAM: Peptidase family M41; ATPase family associated with various cellular activities (AAA)~TIGRFAM: ATP-dependent metalloprotease FtsH), producing MEEYTKGLEQEKAIGMKGLRAHRSVKSLVKRSSTRNSAVRGMIVTLWMVLQSMTFAVPAMAQKPAEDEPRCSPKNYTYTCLLQDIDNGRVTDIEVDRVQQTANVKLQNQSQPVKVQLFNQNPELMERARQNRISVDIQDSTDNSAVLGLLAQLMLFMLLLGGLLLIIRRSANAPGGPGQALNFGKSRARFQMEAKTGVMFDDVAGIEEAKEELQEVVTFLKKPEKFTAVGARIPKGVLLVGPPGTGKTLLAKAIAGEAGVPFFSISGSEFVEMFVGVGASRVRDLFKKAKENAPCIVFIDEIDAVGRQRGAGIGGGNDEREQTLNQLLTEMDGFEGNTGIIIIAATNRPDVLDAALLRPGRFDRQITVDLPNYKGRLGILEVHARNKRLADDVSLEVIARRTPGFAGADLSNLLNEAAILTARRRKEAITMLEIDDAIDRVTIGLTLTPLLDSKKKRLIAYHEVGHALLMTLLKNSDPLNKVTIIPRSGGVGGFAQQSFNEDMIDSGLYTRAWMTDRITIALGGRAAEEEVFGSAEVTAGASGDIKAVAEIAREMVTRYGMSDLGLVALESAGNEVFLGRNLMPRQEYSEEVATQIDRQVREIAIHCFQEARRIIRENRPLVDRLVDVLLDKETIEGDEFRQIVAEYTDQSNPAIATPPRA from the coding sequence GTGGAGGAATACACGAAGGGCTTGGAGCAAGAAAAGGCGATTGGTATGAAAGGTTTGCGCGCACATCGTTCGGTTAAATCGTTAGTTAAGCGCTCGTCCACACGAAATTCGGCCGTCAGAGGCATGATTGTGACGTTATGGATGGTACTCCAAAGTATGACGTTCGCAGTTCCAGCAATGGCTCAAAAGCCTGCTGAGGATGAGCCTCGCTGTTCACCGAAAAACTACACCTACACGTGCTTGCTGCAAGATATTGATAATGGCCGGGTAACAGATATTGAAGTTGATCGGGTGCAGCAAACGGCGAATGTGAAGCTACAAAATCAAAGTCAGCCCGTCAAAGTCCAACTTTTTAACCAAAACCCTGAACTGATGGAGCGTGCTCGCCAAAATCGGATTTCGGTTGATATTCAAGACTCGACAGACAACAGCGCTGTTCTGGGCTTATTAGCGCAACTGATGCTGTTCATGCTGCTGTTAGGTGGGTTGTTACTAATTATCCGGCGTTCTGCTAATGCACCTGGTGGCCCGGGACAGGCTTTGAATTTTGGTAAATCTCGTGCTCGCTTCCAGATGGAAGCAAAGACGGGCGTTATGTTTGATGACGTTGCTGGGATTGAGGAAGCGAAGGAAGAACTGCAAGAAGTAGTTACGTTCCTTAAGAAACCGGAGAAGTTTACCGCTGTTGGTGCCCGGATTCCTAAAGGGGTTCTGCTGGTTGGACCTCCTGGAACAGGGAAAACCTTGCTGGCAAAGGCGATCGCGGGTGAGGCGGGGGTTCCCTTCTTCAGCATCTCTGGCTCTGAATTTGTTGAGATGTTTGTGGGCGTGGGAGCGTCTCGAGTTCGGGATTTGTTCAAGAAAGCAAAAGAGAACGCGCCGTGTATTGTCTTTATTGATGAAATTGATGCGGTTGGTCGGCAACGGGGAGCCGGAATTGGGGGTGGGAACGACGAACGGGAACAAACCCTAAATCAACTGCTGACGGAAATGGATGGGTTTGAGGGAAATACAGGAATCATTATCATTGCGGCAACGAACCGCCCCGATGTGCTCGATGCTGCCTTGCTGCGTCCAGGTCGGTTTGATCGCCAGATTACTGTTGATTTACCTAACTACAAAGGCAGACTGGGTATTTTAGAAGTTCACGCTCGCAATAAGCGGTTGGCAGATGATGTGTCGCTGGAAGTGATCGCCCGCCGTACCCCTGGATTTGCGGGAGCGGATTTATCGAACTTGCTGAACGAAGCCGCTATTCTCACGGCTCGTCGCCGGAAAGAAGCGATTACCATGCTGGAAATTGATGACGCGATCGACCGGGTTACCATCGGTTTGACGCTCACTCCCTTACTCGACAGCAAAAAGAAGCGGCTGATTGCGTATCACGAAGTGGGACATGCTCTGCTTATGACCTTGCTGAAAAACTCCGATCCTTTGAATAAGGTGACGATTATTCCGCGATCAGGTGGAGTGGGCGGATTTGCACAACAATCCTTTAACGAAGACATGATCGACAGTGGCTTGTATACCCGCGCCTGGATGACTGATCGCATCACCATTGCCCTGGGTGGACGCGCTGCCGAAGAAGAAGTCTTTGGTTCTGCAGAAGTGACCGCGGGAGCCAGCGGCGATATCAAAGCTGTTGCCGAAATTGCTCGTGAAATGGTTACGCGCTACGGCATGTCTGACCTGGGTTTGGTTGCTTTAGAAAGTGCTGGAAATGAGGTTTTCTTGGGACGCAACCTGATGCCTCGTCAGGAATACTCAGAAGAAGTTGCCACGCAGATTGATCGCCAGGTGCGAGAAATTGCCATTCACTGCTTCCAGGAAGCTCGCCGTATTATACGGGAAAATCGCCCCCTGGTTGATCGTTTAGTAGATGTGCTGCTGGATAAGGAAACAATTGAAGGCGACGAGTTTCGGCAAATTGTAGCGGAATATACTGATCAATCTAATCCTGCTATTGCCACGCCTCCTAGAGCCTGA